The Lysinibacter cavernae genome has a window encoding:
- a CDS encoding alpha/beta fold hydrolase: MMQPTVEYLTTDVLDIAFERRGDSSGFPVVLLHGFPYDPRSFDATAEELAQNGADVIVPYLRGYGPTRFRSDRTPRSGQQAALAADLRDLIDGLQLDKPVVSGFDWGGRAANATAALWPNKVGGLVAIGGYSVYSVKRMASVPDVPEFEAKDWHQWYFQIERGREGLKQYRREIARQLWSEWSPGWQFDDDTFETTARSFDNPDFVDVVVHSYRVRYGLAPADPAYDSLETILSTLPQIETPTIVIDPTNDAVMPPLSREGHEANFTRLVDYRHSSVGHNTPQEDPRGLSASVLDLIEVIRAAD; the protein is encoded by the coding sequence ATGATGCAGCCTACCGTGGAGTACCTGACGACCGATGTCCTCGACATAGCCTTCGAGCGGCGCGGAGATTCAAGCGGGTTCCCTGTTGTCTTACTTCACGGATTCCCGTATGACCCGAGAAGCTTTGACGCTACAGCCGAAGAACTTGCGCAGAACGGCGCGGATGTTATTGTGCCGTATCTGCGTGGGTACGGGCCAACACGCTTCCGGTCGGATCGCACTCCTCGGTCAGGGCAGCAGGCAGCACTGGCAGCCGACCTGCGTGATCTGATCGACGGGTTGCAACTCGACAAACCGGTCGTTTCTGGTTTCGATTGGGGAGGGCGCGCGGCCAACGCCACGGCCGCGCTCTGGCCAAACAAGGTTGGCGGGCTCGTCGCGATTGGCGGCTACAGCGTGTACAGCGTGAAGCGCATGGCCTCGGTGCCAGACGTACCCGAGTTTGAGGCGAAAGACTGGCACCAGTGGTATTTCCAGATCGAACGCGGGCGAGAAGGTCTGAAGCAGTATCGGCGTGAGATCGCGCGGCAACTGTGGAGCGAATGGTCCCCTGGCTGGCAATTCGACGACGACACCTTTGAGACGACCGCACGGTCCTTTGACAATCCGGACTTCGTCGACGTGGTCGTGCACTCGTACCGGGTGCGGTACGGCCTTGCGCCTGCAGATCCCGCGTACGATTCCCTTGAGACAATTCTGTCGACCTTGCCGCAGATCGAAACACCCACCATTGTCATCGATCCAACAAATGATGCGGTTATGCCGCCGCTTTCTCGCGAAGGGCACGAAGCGAACTTCACTCGGTTGGTCGACTACCGTCATTCGTCAGTTGGGCATAACACCCCGCAAGAAGATCCAAGAGGCCTCAGCGCATCCGTTCTGGACCTGATCGAGGTTATTCGGGCGGCTGATTGA
- a CDS encoding LLM class flavin-dependent oxidoreductase, which produces MHRKRIGFLSFGHWHPHESSKTNTGGDALVQGIELAVAAEELGIDGAYFRVHHFARQLASPFPLLAAIGARTSRIEIGTGVIDMRYENPLYMAEEAAAADLISAHSGGEGRLQLGVSRGSPETALNGSHAFGYVPGEGEDDATLAREKTALFRAAIAGEPVVRADPRMGPDGVLAIQPQSPGLPERIWWGSGTRATAVWTAEQGMNLMSSTLLVEDTGVPFDELQLEQIELYREAWKKAGWQREPRVSVSRSVIPIISDLDRQYFGRDGDGEDQVGMLEGVRARFGKSYTGAPDVIAAELAKDAAVQAADTVLLTVPNQLGVDYNSRLLETIARDIAPAIGWQKAE; this is translated from the coding sequence ATGCACCGCAAACGTATCGGCTTCCTCAGCTTTGGCCACTGGCATCCACACGAATCGAGCAAGACCAACACCGGCGGCGACGCGCTTGTGCAAGGCATTGAGCTCGCGGTTGCCGCCGAAGAACTTGGCATCGACGGCGCCTATTTTCGGGTGCACCACTTTGCCCGCCAGCTGGCGTCGCCATTCCCGCTGCTTGCTGCAATCGGAGCGCGCACGTCGCGGATCGAGATCGGCACCGGCGTGATCGATATGCGCTACGAAAACCCGCTCTACATGGCGGAGGAAGCGGCGGCGGCCGACCTCATCAGCGCCCATTCCGGTGGCGAAGGCCGCCTGCAACTCGGTGTGAGCCGCGGTTCACCCGAGACGGCGCTCAACGGCTCGCACGCCTTCGGCTATGTTCCGGGAGAGGGCGAGGATGATGCAACGCTCGCCCGCGAAAAGACGGCCCTGTTCCGCGCGGCGATTGCTGGAGAGCCAGTGGTTCGTGCAGACCCCCGGATGGGCCCTGACGGGGTGCTCGCCATCCAACCGCAGTCGCCCGGCCTGCCAGAGCGCATCTGGTGGGGCTCTGGCACACGCGCCACCGCTGTGTGGACGGCGGAGCAGGGCATGAACCTCATGAGTTCAACGCTGCTCGTAGAGGATACCGGCGTGCCATTTGACGAGCTGCAGCTTGAACAGATTGAGCTCTACCGCGAGGCCTGGAAGAAGGCTGGTTGGCAGCGCGAGCCGCGAGTGAGCGTTTCGCGCAGCGTCATCCCCATCATCTCTGACCTCGACCGACAGTATTTCGGTCGTGATGGGGACGGCGAGGACCAGGTTGGGATGCTCGAGGGCGTGCGCGCCCGCTTTGGCAAGAGCTACACGGGAGCGCCAGACGTGATTGCGGCTGAGCTTGCAAAGGATGCCGCTGTGCAGGCGGCCGACACCGTGCTCCTGACCGTGCCAAATCAGCTGGGCGTCGACTACAACTCGCGCCTGCTTGAAACGATCGCGCGCGATATCGCGCCGGCCATTGGGTGGCAAAAAGCCGAATAG
- a CDS encoding DUF7507 domain-containing protein, whose product MNKHLFRSALAAAVISGVVLAPVAPALAAPGDPELSYAVSIGDVQTGTAPFDATAGAGRDTSPTDNILRSHDTVAWDVAVSVNSLTGASNDAKNATITYVLPDGLTWNALPAQCLSPVGGTPSGVSADGKTATCNLGDIKLGSSPVITFSATAGSQPNGTTLAFAPDAISFVTDDATTPAVSTSPTPLTITSAPRLNMTKVKSPYTASNVLGPDGVTRGWNIQYGVTITVPEMSTKGLRGYQTPDQPITFVDDLSGISPHAQLVSVKGSDITNHAEFPLFSRNSTSADAVANGGAWSAVADNANPQKVTVTIKSADLTGNHLPTKSRGGSVLADNKGYLSLGYVVVFVPMSDVPGYETGAGILQTSNVVSDLVANGYDAAGNIVANVGEDPSDNTVPVKLTIANQGAMSKRFTDIINNPSRTPYLPLGTASDRSGDGPLEAGQQVQSYLALQNGSAATAFSGVKACDIWDSTVLNLAKFRTAPSGGWAWPAGSEGQPAYARGNNLAGHFEYLTGMTLSQDQNTRWGQMQTFTCADSAGVWTDQATALATPGFDLSSVVAVRFIADQGATVAAGQNNVVFLINLERKQDVPSGQIIANMAGWSSPDLGGGTYRGNDYDPAANIERSTASHNPTTGDRMIAVDAAISVSKTANPARIAAGAAGSFTLSPRVLDVGVQGSDTAKSVTLTDTIPAGLTFLPTAESIGGETVQAPSIAPSSVVVNADGSTTVTWEFSSLTRGQEPVVTYWARAALTARGDYVNTVAVSSPSDGTSPAPGDLPIIAGDRHMAQATVSVDGVAGIAVSKIALNPVITAGEDFSWRVDVANGSTVTPQTGASVIDVLPFLGDGRAGSTSRVPATTNEAEYRLTGPVSLPAGATAQYTTDDAEAVQLSQTLGSGQGTTYGAGVTWQDFAAVENQLAMVTGIKVTFATMPPLSNTHFTYTLTHVTGSEGGIWANNATFRTVEAPLGVLSNTVTTTMVPGPVSIDLVKSASAPANGVSYVAGETINYGFVVTNTGSRELHDVTLSESNFVNGAGEALELTTPITATQPADFDGTLAPGASVTYSASYDVTVADQMAGGEIANTADVSGTPNAGDAVTDESTAAVNVDKAEPGIELVKSVANAPADGVAFTPGEQIAYNFTVRNTGNVPLLDVTVDEGSFTNGNGAELKLDGGPTAPDGFDGTLTPGQQVVFTGTYTVTAADVSGALLNVATASAATPAGITPGEVTDTAKVSTTVAGPEAAAVIGHTAAEQLTLTGANSGFGIAVLALLLILFGAVLLRPTTLMKRLRSRTDR is encoded by the coding sequence GTGAATAAACATCTATTCCGTTCGGCACTCGCTGCAGCGGTTATTTCTGGGGTCGTTTTGGCTCCCGTCGCGCCAGCTTTGGCGGCGCCGGGGGATCCGGAACTGTCATACGCCGTGTCCATTGGCGACGTGCAGACGGGCACGGCGCCGTTTGATGCGACCGCTGGGGCCGGACGTGATACGTCGCCAACTGACAACATCTTGCGGTCGCACGACACGGTGGCCTGGGACGTCGCCGTGTCGGTGAACTCGCTCACGGGGGCTTCAAACGACGCAAAGAACGCGACCATTACCTACGTCTTGCCCGACGGGCTCACCTGGAACGCGCTGCCGGCCCAGTGCCTATCGCCCGTTGGAGGCACGCCTTCTGGTGTGAGCGCTGACGGGAAAACGGCGACGTGTAACCTCGGAGATATCAAGCTTGGTTCGTCACCGGTCATCACGTTTTCCGCCACCGCCGGCAGTCAGCCAAACGGCACCACGCTTGCTTTTGCGCCCGATGCCATTTCGTTTGTGACGGATGACGCAACAACTCCCGCTGTGAGCACAAGCCCAACTCCGCTGACAATTACGTCTGCGCCGCGACTGAACATGACAAAGGTGAAGTCTCCCTACACGGCATCAAACGTGCTCGGGCCTGACGGCGTGACGCGCGGCTGGAACATCCAGTACGGCGTGACGATCACCGTTCCCGAGATGAGCACAAAGGGGCTCAGGGGGTACCAAACGCCCGATCAGCCCATCACCTTTGTTGACGATCTGAGCGGCATCAGCCCACACGCGCAGCTGGTTAGCGTGAAGGGAAGCGACATTACGAATCACGCCGAATTCCCGCTCTTTAGCCGCAACTCGACCTCGGCCGATGCGGTTGCCAACGGCGGAGCCTGGTCAGCGGTGGCGGATAACGCCAACCCGCAAAAGGTGACCGTCACTATCAAGAGCGCAGATCTGACCGGTAACCACTTGCCGACCAAATCTCGGGGCGGCTCAGTGCTCGCCGACAATAAGGGCTACCTCTCGCTCGGATACGTGGTTGTCTTTGTGCCGATGAGTGACGTCCCAGGGTATGAAACCGGTGCCGGAATCCTCCAGACCTCAAACGTCGTGAGTGACCTCGTGGCCAACGGCTATGACGCGGCGGGCAACATTGTTGCAAATGTGGGGGAAGACCCGTCGGATAATACGGTTCCCGTCAAGCTGACTATCGCGAATCAGGGCGCAATGTCCAAACGATTCACCGATATCATCAACAATCCGAGCCGGACCCCATACCTTCCGCTTGGCACCGCATCGGACCGCTCGGGCGACGGGCCGCTTGAAGCCGGACAGCAGGTGCAGTCCTACCTAGCCTTGCAGAACGGATCGGCCGCAACAGCGTTTAGCGGCGTGAAAGCGTGTGACATCTGGGACTCAACCGTTCTTAACCTCGCCAAATTCCGTACGGCACCCTCAGGCGGTTGGGCCTGGCCAGCAGGTAGCGAGGGGCAGCCAGCGTACGCTCGTGGAAACAACCTCGCCGGTCATTTTGAGTACCTCACTGGGATGACGCTAAGCCAGGATCAAAACACCCGCTGGGGTCAGATGCAGACGTTTACGTGCGCGGATAGCGCTGGGGTGTGGACGGATCAGGCCACCGCGCTTGCGACTCCCGGTTTTGATCTCAGCTCGGTTGTTGCCGTGCGATTCATTGCTGATCAGGGCGCGACGGTTGCCGCCGGTCAAAACAACGTTGTGTTCCTCATCAACCTTGAGCGGAAGCAGGACGTTCCCTCCGGCCAGATTATTGCCAACATGGCCGGTTGGAGCAGCCCGGATCTTGGCGGTGGAACCTATCGTGGAAATGACTACGATCCGGCGGCCAACATCGAGCGCTCGACGGCATCGCATAATCCAACGACGGGTGACCGGATGATTGCGGTTGATGCCGCGATTAGTGTGAGCAAAACGGCAAATCCGGCCCGAATCGCCGCAGGTGCTGCGGGAAGCTTTACGCTGAGCCCCCGCGTGCTTGACGTTGGGGTGCAGGGAAGCGATACGGCGAAGTCAGTAACCCTCACCGATACGATTCCCGCCGGCCTCACCTTCCTCCCAACGGCTGAATCCATTGGTGGCGAAACCGTGCAGGCCCCCTCGATCGCACCAAGTTCGGTTGTGGTGAACGCCGACGGTTCAACAACGGTCACGTGGGAGTTCTCGTCTCTGACGAGGGGTCAAGAACCCGTGGTGACCTATTGGGCCCGTGCGGCGCTGACCGCGCGTGGAGACTACGTCAATACGGTTGCCGTTTCGTCTCCGTCAGACGGCACCTCGCCTGCCCCGGGAGACCTCCCGATTATTGCTGGTGACCGGCACATGGCGCAGGCCACCGTGTCGGTTGACGGTGTTGCCGGAATTGCCGTGTCGAAAATTGCCCTCAACCCGGTGATTACAGCGGGTGAAGACTTTTCGTGGCGGGTAGACGTCGCAAACGGCTCGACGGTGACTCCCCAGACCGGCGCATCCGTCATCGATGTGTTGCCATTTCTTGGCGACGGGAGGGCCGGATCGACCTCGCGCGTGCCGGCAACTACGAACGAGGCAGAGTACCGTCTGACCGGCCCCGTCTCGCTTCCGGCCGGTGCAACCGCCCAATACACAACCGATGATGCCGAGGCCGTGCAGCTGTCGCAGACGCTTGGTTCTGGCCAAGGCACAACCTACGGCGCGGGCGTGACCTGGCAGGATTTTGCCGCTGTTGAGAATCAGCTCGCCATGGTGACGGGTATCAAGGTGACGTTTGCCACGATGCCGCCACTGTCGAACACCCATTTCACATACACGCTCACACACGTCACGGGCAGTGAGGGCGGCATCTGGGCGAACAACGCAACGTTCCGCACGGTTGAGGCACCGCTTGGTGTGCTGTCGAACACCGTGACCACCACCATGGTTCCTGGGCCCGTTTCGATTGACCTGGTCAAATCGGCATCCGCCCCTGCCAACGGCGTGAGCTATGTTGCCGGCGAAACCATCAACTATGGCTTTGTGGTTACCAATACGGGCTCACGTGAGCTGCATGACGTGACGCTCAGCGAGTCGAACTTTGTGAACGGCGCCGGCGAAGCGCTTGAGCTCACTACGCCAATTACGGCCACGCAGCCCGCCGACTTTGACGGTACGCTCGCCCCCGGGGCATCCGTGACGTACAGCGCAAGTTACGACGTGACGGTTGCCGATCAGATGGCGGGCGGCGAGATTGCAAACACCGCGGATGTGAGCGGAACCCCAAACGCGGGGGATGCCGTCACTGATGAGTCGACGGCCGCCGTAAACGTTGATAAGGCTGAGCCAGGGATTGAACTCGTGAAGTCGGTTGCAAACGCACCGGCCGACGGCGTGGCCTTCACCCCTGGCGAGCAGATCGCCTACAACTTCACGGTGCGCAACACCGGGAACGTGCCGCTTCTCGATGTCACCGTTGACGAAGGTTCCTTCACCAACGGCAACGGAGCTGAACTCAAACTGGATGGTGGCCCAACCGCTCCAGATGGGTTCGATGGCACGCTCACCCCTGGTCAGCAGGTTGTGTTCACCGGCACGTATACCGTCACGGCGGCGGATGTTTCGGGAGCGCTCCTCAACGTTGCAACGGCCAGCGCCGCGACCCCCGCCGGTATCACGCCGGGTGAGGTGACTGACACGGCCAAGGTCTCAACGACGGTTGCCGGTCCGGAGGCCGCAGCGGTTATTGGACACACGGCCGCAGAGCAGCTGACCCTCACCGGGGCCAACAGTGGGTTTGGCATCGCCGTGCTTGCGCTGCTGCTCATATTGTTCGGCGCCGTGCTGCTTCGCCCGACAACACTCATGAAGCGGCTGCGCTCGCGCACCGACCGCTAA